A single Pan troglodytes isolate AG18354 chromosome X, NHGRI_mPanTro3-v2.0_pri, whole genome shotgun sequence DNA region contains:
- the PLXNB3 gene encoding plexin-B3 isoform X4, with amino-acid sequence MCHAAQEIPLLHHFMAPVMARWPPFGLCLLLLLLSPPPLPLTGAHRFSAPNTTLNHLALAPGRGTLYVGAVNRLFQLSPELQLEAVAVTGPVIDSPDCVPFRDPAECPQAQLTDNANQLLLVSSRAQELVACGQVRQGVCETRRLGDVAEVLYQAEDPGDGQFVAANTPGVATVGLVVPLPGRDLLLVARGLAGKLSAGVPPLAIRQLAGSQPFSSEGLGRLVVGDFSDYNNSYVGAFADARSAYFVFRRRGARAQAEYRSYVARVCLGDTNLYSYVEVPLACQGQGLIQAAFLAPGTLLGVFAAGPRGTQAALCAFPMVELGASMEQARRLCYTAGGRGPSGAEEATVEYGVTSRCVTLPLDSPESYPCGDEHTPSPIAGRQPLEVQPLLKLGQPVSAVAALQADGHMIAFLGDTQGQLHKVFLHGSQGQVYHSQQVGPPGSAISPDLLLDSSGSHLYVLTAHQVDRIPVAACPQFPDCASCLQAQDPLCGWCVLQGRCTRKGQCGRAGQLNQWLWSYEEDSHCLHIQSLLPGHHPRQEQGQVTLSVPRLPILDADEYFHCAFGDYDSLAHVEGPHVACVTPPQDQVPLNPPGTDHVTVPLALMFEDVTVAVTNFSFYDCSAVQALEAAAPCRACVGSIWRCHWCPQSSHCVYGEHCPEGERTIYSAQEVDIQVRGPGACPQVEGLAGPHLVPVGWESHLALRVRNLQHFRGLPASFHCWLELPGELRGLPATLEETAGDSGLIHCQAHQFYPSMSQRELPVPIYVTQGEAQRLDNTHALYVILYDCAMGHPDCSHCQAANRSLGCLWCADGQPACRYGPLCPPGAVELLCPAPSIDAVEPLTGPPEGGLALTILGSNLGRAFADVQYAVSVASRPCNPEPSLYRTSARIVCVTSPAPNGTTGPVRVAIKSQPPGISSQHFTYQDPVLLSLSPRWGPQAGGTQLTIRGQHLQTGGNTSAFVGGQPCPILEPVCPEAIVCRTRPQAVPGEAAVLVVFGHAQRTLLASPFRYTANPRLVAAEPSASFRGGGRLIRVRGTGLDVVQRPLLSVWLEADAEVQASRAQPQDPQPRRSCGAPAADPQACIQLGGGLLQCSTVCSVNSSSLLLCRSPAVPDRARPQRVFFTLDNVQVDFASASGGQGFLYQPNPRLAPLSREGPARPYRLKPGHVLDVEGEGLNLGISKEEVRVHIGRGECLVKTLTRTHLYCEPPAHAPQPANGSGLPQFVVQMGNVQLALGPVQYEAEPPLSAFPVEAQAGVGMGAAVLIAAVLLLTLMYRHKSKQALRDYQKVLVQLESLETGVGDQCRKEFTDLMTEMTDLSSDLEGSGIPFLDYRTYAERAFFPGHGGCPLQPKPEGPGEDGHCATVRQGLTQLSNLLNSKLFLLTLIHTLEEQPSFSQRDRCHVASLLSLALHGKLEYLTDIMRTLLGDLAAHYVHRNPKLMLRRTETMVEKLLTNWLSICLYAFLREVAGEPLYMLFRAIQYQVDKGPVDAVTGKAKRTLNDSRLLREDVEFQPLTLMVLVGPGAGGAAGSSETQRVPARVLDTDTITQVKEKVLDQVYKGTPFSQRPSVHALDLEWRSGLAGHLTLSDEDLTSVTQNHWKRLNTLQHYKVPDGATVGLVPQLHRGSTISQSLAQRCPLGENIPTLEDGEEGGVCLWHLVKATEEPEGAKVRCSSLREREPARAKAIPEIYLTRLLSMKGTLQKFVDDTFQAILSVNRPIPIAVKYLFDLLDELAEKHGIEDPGTLHIWKTNSLLLRFWVNALKNPQLIFDVRVSDNVDAILAVIAQTFIDSCTTSEHKVGRDSPVNKLLYAREIPRYKQMVERYYADIRQSSPASYQEMNSALAELSGNYTSAPHCLEALQELYNHIHRYYDQIISALEEDPVGQKLQLACRLQQVAALVENKVTDL; translated from the exons ATGTGCCACGCCGCCCAGGAGATCCCTCTGCTGCACCACTTCATG GCCCCCGTGATGGCTCGCTGGCCTCCCTtcggcctctgcctcctcctgctgctgctgtccCCACCGCCACTGCCCTTGACAGGGGCCCATCGCTTCTCCGCACCTAATACCACTCTCAACCACTTGGCACTGGCACCTGGCCGAGGCACACTCTATGTCGGCGCAGTGAACCGCCTCTTCCAGCTCAGCCCCGAGCTGCAGCTCGAGGCCGTGGCTGTCACTGGCCCTGTAATCGACAGCCCTGACTGCGTGCCCTTCCGTGACCCAGCCGAGTGCCCACAGGCCCAGCTCACTGACAATGCCAACCAGCTGCTGCTGGTGAGCAGCCGCGCCCAGGAGCTGGTGGCCTGTGGGCAGGTGCGGCAGGGCGTGTGTGAGACACGGCGCCTTGGGGATGTGGCCGAGGTGCTGTACCAGGCTGAGGACCCTGGTGACGGGCAGTTTGTGGCTGCCAATACCCCGGGAGTGGCAACGGTGGGGCTGGTGGTGCCCTTGCCCGGCCGGGACCTCCTGCTTGTGGCCAGAGGGCTGGCGGGCAAGCTGTCGGCAGGGGTGCCACCCCTGGCCATCCGCCAGCTGGCCGGGTCTCAGCCCTTCTCCAGCGAGGGCCTGGGCCGCCTGGTGGTGGGCGACTTCTCCGACTACAACAACAGCTACGTCGGGGCCTTTGCCGACGCCCGCTCCGCCTACTTTGTGTTCCGCCGCCGCGGGGCCCGGGCCCAGGCTGAGTACCGCTCCTACGTGGCCCGCGTCTGCCTGGGGGACACCAACCTGTACTCCTACGTGGAGGTCCCCCTCGCCTGCCAGGGCCAGGGCCTTATCCAGGCCGCCTTCCTTGCCCCGGGCACCTTGCTAGGGGTGTTTGCCGCGGGCCCAAGGGGCACCCAGGCGGCGCTCTGTGCCTTCCCCATGGTGGAGCTGGGTGCCAGCATGGAGCAGGCCCGGAGACTCTGCTACACGGCGGGCGGCCGGGGCCCCAGCGGCGCAGAGGAAGCCACCGTGGAGTACGGCGTCACGTCGCGCTGCGTCACCCTGCCCCTT GACTCCCCCGAGTCGTACCCCTGTGGCGACGAGCACACCCCCAGCCCCATTGCTGGCCGCCAGCCCCTGGAGGTCCAGCCTCTGCTGAAGCTCGGGCAGCCGGTCAGCGCCGTGGCAGCTCTCCAGGCAGATGGGCACATGATAGCCTTCCTGGGGGACACCCAGGGCCAGCTGCACAAG GTCTTTCTCCACGGCTCCCAGGGCCAGGTTTACCACTCCCAGCAAGTGGGGCCTCCAGGCTCAGCCATCAGCCCAGACCTGCTGCTGGACAGCAGTGGCAGTCACCTCTATGTCCTGACTGCCCACCAG GTGGACCGGATACCTGTGGCAGCCTGCCCCCAGTTCCCTGACTGTGCcagctgcctccaggcccaggaCCCGCTGTGTGGCTGGTGTGTCCTCCAGGGCAG GTGTACCCGGAAGGGCCAGTGCGGGCGGGCGGGCCAGCTGAACCAGTGGCTGTGGAGTTATGAGGAGGACAGCCACTGCCTGCACATCCAGAGCCTGCTGCCGGGCCACCACCCCCGCCAGGAGCAGGGCCAG GTCACTTTGTCTGTCCCCCGGCTGCCCATCCTGGATGCAGATGAATACTTCCATTGTGCGTTCGGGGACTATGACAGCTTGGCTCATGTGGAAGGGCCCCACGTGGCCTGTGTCACCCCTCCCCAAGACCAGGTGCCACTTAACCCTCCAGGCACAG ACCACGTCACTGTGCCCCTGGCCCTGATGTTCGAGGACGTGACTGTGGCTGTCACCAACTTCTCCTTTTATGACTGCAGTGCCGTCCAGGCCTTGGAGGCGGCTGCCCC GTGTCGCGCTTGCGTGGGCAGCATCTGGCGGTGTCACTGGTGCCCACAGAGTAGCCACTGCGTGTACGGAGAGCACTGCCCAGAGGGCGAGAGGACCATCTACAGCGCCCAGGAG GTGGACATCCAGGTCCGTGGCCCAGGGGCTTGCCCACAGGTCGAAGGCCTGGCAGGTCCCCACCTGGTGCCTGTGGGCTGGGAGAGCCATTTGGCCCTACGCGTGCGGAACCTTCAACATTTCCGA GGCCTGCCTGCCTCCTTCCACTGCTGGCTGGAGCTGCCTGGAGAACTTCGGGGACTGCCGGCCACCCTGGAGGAGACAGCAGGGGATTCAGGCCTCATCCACTGCCAGGCCCACCAG TTTTATCCCTCCATGTCCCAGCGGGAGCTCCCAGTGCCCATCTACGTCACCCAGGGCGAGGCCCAGAGGCTGGACAACACCCATGCTCTTTATG TGATCCTGTACGACTGCGCCATGGGCCACCCGGACTGCAGCCACTGCCAAGCGGCCAACAGGAGCCTGGGCTGCCTGTGGTGTGCTGACGGCCAGCCTGCCTGTCGCTATGGGCCCTTGTGCCCGCCGGGGGCTGTGGAGCTGCTGTGTCCTGCGCCCAGCATTGATGCA GTCGAGCCCCTGACCGGTCCCCCTGAGGGAGGCTTGGCCCTCACCATCCTGGGCTCCAACCTGGGCCGGGCCTTCGCCGATGTGCAGTATGCCGTGAGCGTGGCCAGCCGGCCCTGCAACCCTGAGCCCTCTCTCTACCGCACGTCGGCCCG GATTGTGTGTGTGACATCTCCTGCCCCCAATGGCACCACTGGGCCCGTCCGGGTGGCCATTAAGAGCCAACCACCAGGCATCTCAAGCCAGCACTTCACCTACCAG GACCCTGTCCTGCTGAGCCTGAGTCCTCGCTGGGGCCCCCAGGCAGGGGGCACCCAGCTCACCATCCGAGGTCAGCACCTCCAGACAGGTGGCAACACCAGTGCCTTCGTGGGTGGCCAACCCTGTCCCAT CCTGGAGCCAGTGTGTCCGGAGGCCATTGTGTGCCGCACCAGGCCCCAGGCTGTCCCAGGAGAAGCAGCGGTCCTTGTGGTCTTTGGCCATGCCCAGCGCACACTGCTCGCCAGCCCCTTCCGCTACACCGCCAACCCCCGGCTCGTAGCGGCGGAGCCCAGTGCCAGCTTCCGGGG GGGTGGGCGACTGATCCGTGTCAGGGGCACCGGCCTAGACGTGGTGCAGCGGCCCCTACTGTCTGTGTGGCTGGAGGCTGACGCAGAGGTGCAGGCTTCCAGGGCCCAGCCCCAGGACCCACAGCCAAGGAGGAGCTGTGGAGCCCCTGCTGCGGACCCCCAGGCTTGTATCCAGCTCGGTGGGGGGCTGCTGCAG TGCTCCACCGTCTGCTCCGTCAACTCGTCCAGCCTCCTCCTGTGCCGGAGCCCTGCTGTACCAGACAGGGCCCGCCCGCAGCGGGTCTTCTTCACCCTAGACAACGTGCAAGTGGACTTCGCCAGTGCCAGTGGGGGCCAGGGCTTCCTGTACCAGCCCAACCCCCGCCTGGCACCCCTCAGCCGTGAGGGGCCTGCCCGCCCCTACCGCCTCAAGCCAGGCCATGTCCTGGATGTGGAG GGCGAGGGCCTCAACCTGGGCATCAGCAAGGAGGAGGTGCGCGTGCACATCGGCCGCGGTGAGTGCCTGGTGAAGACGCTCACGCGCACCCACCTGTACTGCGAGCCGCCTGCGCACGCCCCGCAGCCTGCCAATGGCTCCGGCCTGCCACAGTTCGTG GTGCAGATGGGCAATGTGCAGCTGGCCCTGGGCCCTGTGCAGTACGAGGCTGAACCCCCGCTGTCTGCCTTTCCcgtggaggcccaggcaggcgtgGGCATGGGTGCTGCAGTGCTGATTGCCGCCGTGCTCCTCCTCACCCTCATGTACAG GCACAAGAGCAAGCAGGCCCTGCGGGACTACCAGAAGGTGCTAGTGCAGCTGGAGAGCCTGGAGACCGGCGTGGGAGACCAGTGCCGCAAGGAGTTCACAG ACCTCATGACGGAGATGACCGACCTCAGCAGCGACCTGGAGGGCAGCGGGATCCCCTTCCTGGACTACCGCACCTATGCCGAGCGCGCCTTCTTCCCTGGCCATGGCGGTTGCCCGCTGCAGCCCAAGCCTGAGGGGCCAGGGGAGGACGGCCACTGTGCCACTGTGCGCCAGGGCCTCACGCAGCTCTCCAACCTGCTCAACAGCAAGCTCTTCCTCCTCACG CTCATCCACACCCTGGAGGAGCAGCCCAGCTTTTCCCAGAGGGATCGCTGCCATGTGGCTTCGCTGCTGTCGCTAGCGCTACACGGCAAGCTGGAGTACCTGACGGACATCATGAGGACCCTGCTGGGTGACCTGGCGGCCCATTACGTGCACAGGAACCCCAAGCTCATGCTACGCAG GACAGAGACCATGGTGGAGAAACTGCTCACCAACTGGCTGTCCATCTGCCTGTACGCCTTCCTGAGG GAGGTGGCTGGTGAACCACTGTACATGCTCTTCCGGGCCATCCAGTACCAGGTGGACAAAGGCCCCGTGGACGCCGTGACAGGCAAGGCCAAACGGACCCTGAATGATAGCCGCTTGCTGCGGGAGGACGTGGAGTTCCAGCCCCTGACGCTGATGGTGCTGGTGGGGCCCGGGGCTGGCGGGGCCGCAGGCAGCAGCGAGACGCAGCGCGTGCCAGCCCGGGTGCTCGACACGGACACCATCACCCAGGTCAAGGAGAAGGTGTTGGACCAAGTCTACAAGGGCACCCCCTTCTCCCAGAGGCCCTCAGTGCATGCCCTAGACCTTG AGTGGCGCTCAGGCCTGGCTGGTCACCTGACCCTATCGGATGAAGACTTGACCTCCGTGACCCAAAACCACTGGAAGAGACTCAACACCTTGCAACACTACAAG GTCCCAGATGGAGCAACAGTGGGGCTCGTCCCTCAGCTGCACCGTGGCAGCACCATCTCCCAGAGCCTGGCCCAGAGGTGCCCCTTGGGAGAGA ACATACCCACGCTGGAGGATGGCGAGGAGGGGGGGGTGTGCCTCTGGCACCTGGTGAAAGCCACCGAGGAGCCAGAAGGGGCCAAGGTGCGGTGCAGCAGCCTGCGGGAGCGCGAGCCAGCAAGGGCCAAGGCCATTCCGGAAATCTACCTCACCCGTCTGCTGTCCATGAAG GGCACGCTGCAGAAGTTTGTGGACGACACCTTCCAGGCCATTCTCAGTGTGAACCGGCCCATCCCCATCGCCGTCAAGTACCTGTTTGACCTTCTGGATGAGCTAGCAGAGAAGCACGGCATCGAGGACCCAGGGACCCTGCACATCTGGAAGACCAACAG TCTGCTGCTGCGGTTCTGGGTGAATGCCTTGAAGAACCCACAGCTCATCTTTGATGTACGGGTGTCGGACAATGTGGACGCCATCCTTGCTGTCATCGCCCAGACCTTCATTGACTCCTGTACCACCTCGGAGCATAAAGTGGGCCGG GATTCCCCAGTGAACAAACTGCTCTACGCCCGGGAGATCCCACGCTACAAGCAGATGGTGGAGAG ATACTATGCGGACATTCGCCAGAGCTCTCCGGCGAGCTACCAGGAGATGAACTCTGCTTTGGCTGAGCTCTCCGGG AACTACACTTCTGCTCCCCACTGTCTGGAGGCTCTGCAAGAACTCTACAACCACATCCACAGGTACTATGATCAG ATTATCAGTGCCCTGGAGGAGGACCCTGTGGGCCAGAAGCTGCAGCTGGCCTGCCGCCTGCAGCAGGTCGCCGCCCTGGTGGAAAACAAAGTGACTGACCTGTGA
- the PLXNB3 gene encoding plexin-B3 isoform X5 — MCHAAQEIPLLHHFMDSPESYPCGDEHTPSPIAGRQPLEVQPLLKLGQPVSAVAALQADGHMIAFLGDTQGQLHKVFLHGSQGQVYHSQQVGPPGSAISPDLLLDSSGSHLYVLTAHQVDRIPVAACPQFPDCASCLQAQDPLCGWCVLQGRCTRKGQCGRAGQLNQWLWSYEEDSHCLHIQSLLPGHHPRQEQGQVTLSVPRLPILDADEYFHCAFGDYDSLAHVEGPHVACVTPPQDQVPLNPPGTDHVTVPLALMFEDVTVAVTNFSFYDCSAVQALEAAAPCRACVGSIWRCHWCPQSSHCVYGEHCPEGERTIYSAQEVDIQVRGPGACPQVEGLAGPHLVPVGWESHLALRVRNLQHFRGLPASFHCWLELPGELRGLPATLEETAGDSGLIHCQAHQFYPSMSQRELPVPIYVTQGEAQRLDNTHALYVILYDCAMGHPDCSHCQAANRSLGCLWCADGQPACRYGPLCPPGAVELLCPAPSIDAVEPLTGPPEGGLALTILGSNLGRAFADVQYAVSVASRPCNPEPSLYRTSARIVCVTSPAPNGTTGPVRVAIKSQPPGISSQHFTYQDPVLLSLSPRWGPQAGGTQLTIRGQHLQTGGNTSAFVGGQPCPILEPVCPEAIVCRTRPQAVPGEAAVLVVFGHAQRTLLASPFRYTANPRLVAAEPSASFRGGGRLIRVRGTGLDVVQRPLLSVWLEADAEVQASRAQPQDPQPRRSCGAPAADPQACIQLGGGLLQCSTVCSVNSSSLLLCRSPAVPDRARPQRVFFTLDNVQVDFASASGGQGFLYQPNPRLAPLSREGPARPYRLKPGHVLDVEGEGLNLGISKEEVRVHIGRGECLVKTLTRTHLYCEPPAHAPQPANGSGLPQFVVQMGNVQLALGPVQYEAEPPLSAFPVEAQAGVGMGAAVLIAAVLLLTLMYRHKSKQALRDYQKVLVQLESLETGVGDQCRKEFTDLMTEMTDLSSDLEGSGIPFLDYRTYAERAFFPGHGGCPLQPKPEGPGEDGHCATVRQGLTQLSNLLNSKLFLLTLIHTLEEQPSFSQRDRCHVASLLSLALHGKLEYLTDIMRTLLGDLAAHYVHRNPKLMLRRTETMVEKLLTNWLSICLYAFLREVAGEPLYMLFRAIQYQVDKGPVDAVTGKAKRTLNDSRLLREDVEFQPLTLMVLVGPGAGGAAGSSETQRVPARVLDTDTITQVKEKVLDQVYKGTPFSQRPSVHALDLEWRSGLAGHLTLSDEDLTSVTQNHWKRLNTLQHYKVPDGATVGLVPQLHRGSTISQSLAQRCPLGENIPTLEDGEEGGVCLWHLVKATEEPEGAKVRCSSLREREPARAKAIPEIYLTRLLSMKGTLQKFVDDTFQAILSVNRPIPIAVKYLFDLLDELAEKHGIEDPGTLHIWKTNSLLLRFWVNALKNPQLIFDVRVSDNVDAILAVIAQTFIDSCTTSEHKVGRDSPVNKLLYAREIPRYKQMVERYYADIRQSSPASYQEMNSALAELSGNYTSAPHCLEALQELYNHIHRYYDQIISALEEDPVGQKLQLACRLQQVAALVENKVTDL; from the exons ATGTGCCACGCCGCCCAGGAGATCCCTCTGCTGCACCACTTCATG GACTCCCCCGAGTCGTACCCCTGTGGCGACGAGCACACCCCCAGCCCCATTGCTGGCCGCCAGCCCCTGGAGGTCCAGCCTCTGCTGAAGCTCGGGCAGCCGGTCAGCGCCGTGGCAGCTCTCCAGGCAGATGGGCACATGATAGCCTTCCTGGGGGACACCCAGGGCCAGCTGCACAAG GTCTTTCTCCACGGCTCCCAGGGCCAGGTTTACCACTCCCAGCAAGTGGGGCCTCCAGGCTCAGCCATCAGCCCAGACCTGCTGCTGGACAGCAGTGGCAGTCACCTCTATGTCCTGACTGCCCACCAG GTGGACCGGATACCTGTGGCAGCCTGCCCCCAGTTCCCTGACTGTGCcagctgcctccaggcccaggaCCCGCTGTGTGGCTGGTGTGTCCTCCAGGGCAG GTGTACCCGGAAGGGCCAGTGCGGGCGGGCGGGCCAGCTGAACCAGTGGCTGTGGAGTTATGAGGAGGACAGCCACTGCCTGCACATCCAGAGCCTGCTGCCGGGCCACCACCCCCGCCAGGAGCAGGGCCAG GTCACTTTGTCTGTCCCCCGGCTGCCCATCCTGGATGCAGATGAATACTTCCATTGTGCGTTCGGGGACTATGACAGCTTGGCTCATGTGGAAGGGCCCCACGTGGCCTGTGTCACCCCTCCCCAAGACCAGGTGCCACTTAACCCTCCAGGCACAG ACCACGTCACTGTGCCCCTGGCCCTGATGTTCGAGGACGTGACTGTGGCTGTCACCAACTTCTCCTTTTATGACTGCAGTGCCGTCCAGGCCTTGGAGGCGGCTGCCCC GTGTCGCGCTTGCGTGGGCAGCATCTGGCGGTGTCACTGGTGCCCACAGAGTAGCCACTGCGTGTACGGAGAGCACTGCCCAGAGGGCGAGAGGACCATCTACAGCGCCCAGGAG GTGGACATCCAGGTCCGTGGCCCAGGGGCTTGCCCACAGGTCGAAGGCCTGGCAGGTCCCCACCTGGTGCCTGTGGGCTGGGAGAGCCATTTGGCCCTACGCGTGCGGAACCTTCAACATTTCCGA GGCCTGCCTGCCTCCTTCCACTGCTGGCTGGAGCTGCCTGGAGAACTTCGGGGACTGCCGGCCACCCTGGAGGAGACAGCAGGGGATTCAGGCCTCATCCACTGCCAGGCCCACCAG TTTTATCCCTCCATGTCCCAGCGGGAGCTCCCAGTGCCCATCTACGTCACCCAGGGCGAGGCCCAGAGGCTGGACAACACCCATGCTCTTTATG TGATCCTGTACGACTGCGCCATGGGCCACCCGGACTGCAGCCACTGCCAAGCGGCCAACAGGAGCCTGGGCTGCCTGTGGTGTGCTGACGGCCAGCCTGCCTGTCGCTATGGGCCCTTGTGCCCGCCGGGGGCTGTGGAGCTGCTGTGTCCTGCGCCCAGCATTGATGCA GTCGAGCCCCTGACCGGTCCCCCTGAGGGAGGCTTGGCCCTCACCATCCTGGGCTCCAACCTGGGCCGGGCCTTCGCCGATGTGCAGTATGCCGTGAGCGTGGCCAGCCGGCCCTGCAACCCTGAGCCCTCTCTCTACCGCACGTCGGCCCG GATTGTGTGTGTGACATCTCCTGCCCCCAATGGCACCACTGGGCCCGTCCGGGTGGCCATTAAGAGCCAACCACCAGGCATCTCAAGCCAGCACTTCACCTACCAG GACCCTGTCCTGCTGAGCCTGAGTCCTCGCTGGGGCCCCCAGGCAGGGGGCACCCAGCTCACCATCCGAGGTCAGCACCTCCAGACAGGTGGCAACACCAGTGCCTTCGTGGGTGGCCAACCCTGTCCCAT CCTGGAGCCAGTGTGTCCGGAGGCCATTGTGTGCCGCACCAGGCCCCAGGCTGTCCCAGGAGAAGCAGCGGTCCTTGTGGTCTTTGGCCATGCCCAGCGCACACTGCTCGCCAGCCCCTTCCGCTACACCGCCAACCCCCGGCTCGTAGCGGCGGAGCCCAGTGCCAGCTTCCGGGG GGGTGGGCGACTGATCCGTGTCAGGGGCACCGGCCTAGACGTGGTGCAGCGGCCCCTACTGTCTGTGTGGCTGGAGGCTGACGCAGAGGTGCAGGCTTCCAGGGCCCAGCCCCAGGACCCACAGCCAAGGAGGAGCTGTGGAGCCCCTGCTGCGGACCCCCAGGCTTGTATCCAGCTCGGTGGGGGGCTGCTGCAG TGCTCCACCGTCTGCTCCGTCAACTCGTCCAGCCTCCTCCTGTGCCGGAGCCCTGCTGTACCAGACAGGGCCCGCCCGCAGCGGGTCTTCTTCACCCTAGACAACGTGCAAGTGGACTTCGCCAGTGCCAGTGGGGGCCAGGGCTTCCTGTACCAGCCCAACCCCCGCCTGGCACCCCTCAGCCGTGAGGGGCCTGCCCGCCCCTACCGCCTCAAGCCAGGCCATGTCCTGGATGTGGAG GGCGAGGGCCTCAACCTGGGCATCAGCAAGGAGGAGGTGCGCGTGCACATCGGCCGCGGTGAGTGCCTGGTGAAGACGCTCACGCGCACCCACCTGTACTGCGAGCCGCCTGCGCACGCCCCGCAGCCTGCCAATGGCTCCGGCCTGCCACAGTTCGTG GTGCAGATGGGCAATGTGCAGCTGGCCCTGGGCCCTGTGCAGTACGAGGCTGAACCCCCGCTGTCTGCCTTTCCcgtggaggcccaggcaggcgtgGGCATGGGTGCTGCAGTGCTGATTGCCGCCGTGCTCCTCCTCACCCTCATGTACAG GCACAAGAGCAAGCAGGCCCTGCGGGACTACCAGAAGGTGCTAGTGCAGCTGGAGAGCCTGGAGACCGGCGTGGGAGACCAGTGCCGCAAGGAGTTCACAG ACCTCATGACGGAGATGACCGACCTCAGCAGCGACCTGGAGGGCAGCGGGATCCCCTTCCTGGACTACCGCACCTATGCCGAGCGCGCCTTCTTCCCTGGCCATGGCGGTTGCCCGCTGCAGCCCAAGCCTGAGGGGCCAGGGGAGGACGGCCACTGTGCCACTGTGCGCCAGGGCCTCACGCAGCTCTCCAACCTGCTCAACAGCAAGCTCTTCCTCCTCACG CTCATCCACACCCTGGAGGAGCAGCCCAGCTTTTCCCAGAGGGATCGCTGCCATGTGGCTTCGCTGCTGTCGCTAGCGCTACACGGCAAGCTGGAGTACCTGACGGACATCATGAGGACCCTGCTGGGTGACCTGGCGGCCCATTACGTGCACAGGAACCCCAAGCTCATGCTACGCAG GACAGAGACCATGGTGGAGAAACTGCTCACCAACTGGCTGTCCATCTGCCTGTACGCCTTCCTGAGG GAGGTGGCTGGTGAACCACTGTACATGCTCTTCCGGGCCATCCAGTACCAGGTGGACAAAGGCCCCGTGGACGCCGTGACAGGCAAGGCCAAACGGACCCTGAATGATAGCCGCTTGCTGCGGGAGGACGTGGAGTTCCAGCCCCTGACGCTGATGGTGCTGGTGGGGCCCGGGGCTGGCGGGGCCGCAGGCAGCAGCGAGACGCAGCGCGTGCCAGCCCGGGTGCTCGACACGGACACCATCACCCAGGTCAAGGAGAAGGTGTTGGACCAAGTCTACAAGGGCACCCCCTTCTCCCAGAGGCCCTCAGTGCATGCCCTAGACCTTG AGTGGCGCTCAGGCCTGGCTGGTCACCTGACCCTATCGGATGAAGACTTGACCTCCGTGACCCAAAACCACTGGAAGAGACTCAACACCTTGCAACACTACAAG GTCCCAGATGGAGCAACAGTGGGGCTCGTCCCTCAGCTGCACCGTGGCAGCACCATCTCCCAGAGCCTGGCCCAGAGGTGCCCCTTGGGAGAGA ACATACCCACGCTGGAGGATGGCGAGGAGGGGGGGGTGTGCCTCTGGCACCTGGTGAAAGCCACCGAGGAGCCAGAAGGGGCCAAGGTGCGGTGCAGCAGCCTGCGGGAGCGCGAGCCAGCAAGGGCCAAGGCCATTCCGGAAATCTACCTCACCCGTCTGCTGTCCATGAAG GGCACGCTGCAGAAGTTTGTGGACGACACCTTCCAGGCCATTCTCAGTGTGAACCGGCCCATCCCCATCGCCGTCAAGTACCTGTTTGACCTTCTGGATGAGCTAGCAGAGAAGCACGGCATCGAGGACCCAGGGACCCTGCACATCTGGAAGACCAACAG TCTGCTGCTGCGGTTCTGGGTGAATGCCTTGAAGAACCCACAGCTCATCTTTGATGTACGGGTGTCGGACAATGTGGACGCCATCCTTGCTGTCATCGCCCAGACCTTCATTGACTCCTGTACCACCTCGGAGCATAAAGTGGGCCGG GATTCCCCAGTGAACAAACTGCTCTACGCCCGGGAGATCCCACGCTACAAGCAGATGGTGGAGAG ATACTATGCGGACATTCGCCAGAGCTCTCCGGCGAGCTACCAGGAGATGAACTCTGCTTTGGCTGAGCTCTCCGGG AACTACACTTCTGCTCCCCACTGTCTGGAGGCTCTGCAAGAACTCTACAACCACATCCACAGGTACTATGATCAG ATTATCAGTGCCCTGGAGGAGGACCCTGTGGGCCAGAAGCTGCAGCTGGCCTGCCGCCTGCAGCAGGTCGCCGCCCTGGTGGAAAACAAAGTGACTGACCTGTGA